A stretch of Pseudoclavibacter chungangensis DNA encodes these proteins:
- a CDS encoding acetyl-CoA carboxylase — protein MSAQIIAPIPGIFYRRPAPDKDPFVEVGDTVEAGQTIGVIEIMKQFTEVRSDTAGVVSSFEVEDNGMVGPGDVIAVIAEA, from the coding sequence ATGAGTGCACAGATCATCGCGCCGATCCCCGGCATCTTCTACCGGCGTCCCGCGCCCGACAAGGACCCGTTCGTCGAGGTCGGTGACACGGTCGAGGCAGGACAGACGATCGGCGTGATCGAGATCATGAAGCAGTTCACGGAGGTCCGCTCCGACACCGCCGGCGTCGTGTCGTCGTTCGAGGTCGAGGACAACGGCATGGTCGGGCCCGGCGACGTCATCGCCGTCATCGCCGAGGCGTAG
- a CDS encoding acetyl-CoA carboxylase biotin carboxylase subunit, with protein sequence MKKLLIANRGEIAVRIIRTAKEMGIATVAVVSEADRGSNAERLADETVVIGPAPAGRSYLNQDAVIDAARTSGADAVHPGYGFLSENAEFAERVQREGLIWVGPNPESIELMGNKSRARQAAIAAGVPVLAGTEGALDTSADIEAIADEIGYPLVVKASAGGGGRGIRRIESREDVRGTVEVAQAEALAAFGSNAVYFERFVTRARHVEVQVLSDGETCVHLGDRDCSMQRRQQKVVEEAPAPGLPDDVRRAMRETSVELARQSNYVGAGTVEFLYDPSRGEVAFIEMNTRLQVEHPISEAITGIDLVREQLRIAAGEKLGYTQDDVTFEGHAFEFRINAEDPDNRFMPSPGKIESLELSGGPGVRADFGFSVGQVVVPYYDSLLGKVIVWAADRDQARARASRVLGETKITGIKTTVPLARRLVDLEDFANAEHYTTYIESVPGLLGEES encoded by the coding sequence GTGAAGAAACTGTTGATCGCCAATCGTGGCGAGATCGCGGTCCGGATCATCCGCACCGCGAAGGAGATGGGCATCGCGACCGTCGCGGTCGTGAGCGAAGCAGATCGTGGCTCGAACGCGGAGCGTCTCGCCGATGAGACGGTCGTGATCGGCCCGGCGCCCGCGGGGCGCAGCTACCTCAACCAGGACGCCGTCATCGACGCCGCGCGGACGAGCGGCGCCGATGCCGTGCACCCGGGCTACGGCTTCCTGTCCGAGAACGCCGAGTTCGCCGAGCGCGTGCAGCGTGAGGGACTCATCTGGGTGGGCCCGAACCCCGAGTCCATCGAACTCATGGGCAACAAGTCGCGTGCCCGCCAGGCGGCCATCGCCGCGGGTGTGCCCGTACTGGCCGGCACGGAGGGTGCGCTCGACACCTCGGCCGACATCGAGGCCATCGCCGACGAGATCGGCTACCCGCTCGTCGTCAAGGCCTCCGCCGGTGGCGGCGGCCGGGGCATCCGGCGCATCGAATCCCGCGAGGACGTGCGCGGCACCGTGGAGGTCGCGCAGGCCGAGGCGCTCGCCGCGTTCGGTTCGAACGCCGTCTACTTCGAGCGGTTCGTCACGCGCGCGAGGCACGTCGAGGTGCAGGTGCTCAGTGACGGCGAGACGTGCGTCCACCTGGGCGATCGCGACTGCTCGATGCAGCGGCGACAGCAGAAGGTCGTCGAGGAGGCACCGGCCCCCGGGCTCCCGGACGACGTGCGTCGGGCCATGCGGGAGACGTCGGTCGAGCTCGCGCGGCAGTCGAACTACGTCGGCGCCGGGACGGTCGAGTTCCTCTACGACCCGTCCCGCGGCGAGGTCGCGTTCATCGAGATGAACACGCGCCTCCAGGTCGAGCACCCCATCAGCGAGGCGATCACGGGCATCGACCTCGTGCGCGAGCAGCTGCGCATCGCGGCGGGGGAGAAGCTAGGGTACACGCAGGACGACGTCACCTTCGAGGGTCACGCGTTCGAGTTCCGCATCAACGCGGAGGATCCCGACAACCGCTTCATGCCGAGCCCCGGCAAGATCGAGTCCCTCGAGCTGTCGGGCGGCCCCGGGGTGCGTGCCGACTTCGGGTTCTCGGTCGGCCAGGTCGTTGTTCCGTACTACGACTCGCTGCTCGGCAAGGTCATCGTGTGGGCCGCGGACCGCGACCAGGCGCGCGCCCGCGCGTCCCGCGTCCTCGGCGAGACGAAGATCACGGGGATCAAGACGACCGTCCCACTCGCCCGGCGCCTCGTCGACCTCGAGGACTTCGCGAACGCCGAGCACTACACGACCTACATCGAGTCCGTTCCGGGCTTGCTCGGGGAGGAATCATGA
- a CDS encoding 5-oxoprolinase subunit B family protein translates to MTLPDHARYSWGGDEFLLVEIAPDMSLEANFISNAMALGLEERGLPGIIDICPANASLLIRFDPDELGHETLESAAREIEAEARRATVKGLETRIIEVPVWYDDPYTNETAQRFREGFHQRPEGSDLDYAAEVNGLSSADEFIRRHHETPWLVSMVGFVAGLPFLFQLTPRERQLEVPKYLSPRTDTPPLTLGYGGCFTAHYSVRGAGGYQMLGITPSPIFDPEQKLADFDDFMVLFRTGDIVKYRPIDEAEYREIQAQVEAGTYRYKQTPVTFSLDEALADPDEYNRTLLEALDVA, encoded by the coding sequence ATGACGCTACCGGATCACGCACGCTACAGCTGGGGTGGGGACGAGTTCCTGCTCGTCGAGATCGCCCCCGACATGTCGCTCGAGGCGAACTTCATCTCGAACGCGATGGCCCTCGGGCTCGAGGAGCGCGGGCTGCCGGGCATCATCGACATCTGCCCGGCGAACGCCTCGCTGCTCATCCGGTTCGACCCGGACGAACTCGGGCACGAGACGCTCGAGTCGGCCGCACGCGAGATCGAGGCCGAGGCCCGCCGGGCCACGGTCAAGGGGCTCGAGACGCGCATCATCGAGGTGCCCGTCTGGTACGACGACCCGTACACGAACGAGACCGCACAGCGGTTCCGCGAAGGATTCCACCAGCGTCCGGAAGGCTCGGACCTCGACTACGCGGCCGAGGTCAACGGGCTGTCGTCGGCGGACGAGTTCATCCGCCGCCACCACGAGACGCCGTGGCTCGTCTCGATGGTCGGGTTCGTCGCGGGCCTGCCGTTCCTGTTCCAGCTGACACCCCGCGAGCGGCAGCTCGAGGTACCGAAGTACCTGAGCCCGCGCACGGACACGCCGCCGCTGACCCTCGGCTACGGCGGTTGCTTCACGGCGCACTACTCGGTGCGCGGTGCCGGCGGGTACCAGATGCTCGGCATCACGCCGAGCCCGATCTTCGATCCGGAGCAGAAGCTCGCCGACTTCGACGACTTCATGGTGCTGTTCCGGACGGGCGACATCGTGAAGTACCGACCGATCGACGAGGCCGAGTACCGGGAGATCCAGGCGCAGGTCGAGGCCGGCACCTACCGGTACAAGCAGACGCCCGTCACGTTCTCGCTCGACGAGGCGCTCGCCGACCCCGACGAATACAACCGCACACTCCTGGAGGCCCTCGATGTCGCTTGA
- a CDS encoding biotin-dependent carboxyltransferase family protein: protein MSLEILSPGLATTVQDRGRFGYYRFGIPQGGAMDQYAAALGNRLVGNSIEDAVLECTYLGPKIRTDADAVVAVTGSPVDVLVNGEPRAANARIELSAGDELSFGVIRAGAKFYIAVQGGIDVPEVLGSRTTYPIGKLGGFQGRALQEGDVVPVGTGGPSTPERLDEIPESWLPEYSREVDVRIMLGLYDHKVTEEGLANLVGAQWTLTPIADRMGLRFDGPGVKWKEEEQPFGAGQDPSNITDAGYAVGSIQIPGGTQPIVLHCDAVSGGGYGQAGTVISADMDLFARMSPGTKVRFVPVDMAETLEARAENRARFARLWA from the coding sequence ATGTCGCTTGAGATTCTCTCGCCCGGGCTCGCGACCACGGTGCAGGACCGCGGACGATTCGGCTACTACCGGTTCGGCATCCCCCAGGGGGGCGCCATGGACCAGTACGCCGCCGCACTCGGCAACCGGCTCGTCGGGAACAGCATCGAGGACGCCGTGCTCGAGTGCACGTACCTCGGGCCGAAGATCCGCACGGACGCCGACGCCGTCGTCGCCGTGACGGGTTCGCCCGTGGACGTGCTCGTGAACGGTGAGCCGCGAGCCGCGAACGCCCGCATCGAGCTGTCCGCGGGTGACGAACTCTCGTTCGGCGTCATCCGGGCCGGCGCGAAGTTCTACATCGCCGTGCAGGGCGGCATCGACGTGCCGGAGGTCCTCGGCTCGCGCACGACCTACCCGATCGGCAAGCTCGGTGGCTTCCAGGGCCGCGCGCTCCAGGAGGGCGACGTCGTCCCCGTCGGCACCGGTGGGCCCAGCACGCCGGAGCGCCTGGACGAGATCCCGGAGTCGTGGCTCCCCGAGTACTCGCGCGAGGTCGACGTGCGCATCATGCTGGGCCTCTACGACCACAAGGTGACCGAGGAGGGGCTCGCCAACCTCGTGGGTGCCCAGTGGACGCTCACGCCGATCGCGGACCGCATGGGCCTGCGGTTCGACGGCCCGGGCGTGAAGTGGAAGGAGGAGGAGCAGCCGTTCGGTGCGGGACAGGACCCCTCCAACATCACCGATGCGGGCTACGCCGTGGGGTCGATCCAGATCCCCGGCGGCACGCAGCCGATCGTGTTGCACTGCGACGCCGTGTCGGGCGGCGGCTACGGCCAGGCCGGCACCGTCATCAGCGCCGACATGGACCTGTTCGCCCGTATGTCGCCGGGGACGAAGGTCCGCTTCGTCCCGGTCGACATGGCCGAGACGCTCGAGGCACGCGCCGAGAACCGCGCGCGATTCGCCCGCCTCTGGGCATAG
- a CDS encoding ABC-F family ATP-binding cassette domain-containing protein, with protein MLAVHDLEITVGARTLMSGVNFRVAAGDKVGLVGRNGAGKTTMTKILAGEGLPSGGSIERSGEIGYLPQDPRSGDPEMLARTRILDARGLGRVRAQLDAATEAMGAATTDRERDASMNAYARAEDRFLALGGYAAEAEAASIASNLSLPDRILDQPLSTLSGGQRRRIELARILYSGADTMLLDEPTNHLDADSVVWLREFLKGYSGGLVVISHDVELVGETVNRVFYLDANRQVIDIYNMGWKHYLRQREADEERRKKERANVEKKATVLQQQAARFGAKATKAAAAHQMQRRAEKMLGSLEEVRQSDRVAKLRFPTPAACGRTPLRASNLSKSYGSLEIFTSVDLAIDRGSKVVVLGLNGAGKTTLLRMLAGVDEPDTGEIEPGHGLKIGYYAQEHETLDVARTVLQNMVSASPHLTETEARKVLGSFLFTGDDAHKPAGVLSGGEKTRLALAMLVVSSANVLLLDEPTNNLDPASREQILDALAHYEGATVLVSHDEGAVKALSPQRVLIMPDGVEDHWNPDYAELISMN; from the coding sequence GTGCTCGCCGTCCACGACCTCGAGATCACCGTGGGCGCACGAACCCTCATGTCGGGCGTCAACTTCCGTGTCGCCGCGGGCGACAAGGTCGGTCTCGTCGGCCGCAACGGGGCCGGCAAGACGACGATGACGAAGATCCTCGCGGGGGAGGGGCTGCCCTCCGGCGGTTCGATCGAACGGTCCGGCGAGATCGGCTACCTGCCGCAGGACCCGCGCTCGGGAGATCCCGAGATGCTCGCCCGGACCCGCATCCTCGATGCGCGCGGCCTCGGCCGCGTGCGCGCCCAGCTCGACGCGGCGACGGAGGCGATGGGGGCGGCGACGACGGACCGGGAGCGGGACGCGTCGATGAACGCCTACGCGCGCGCCGAGGACCGTTTCCTCGCGCTCGGCGGGTATGCCGCCGAGGCCGAGGCAGCCTCGATCGCGAGCAACCTGTCGCTGCCCGATCGCATTCTCGACCAGCCGCTCTCGACGCTCTCGGGTGGTCAGCGGCGACGCATCGAGCTCGCCCGAATCCTCTACTCGGGCGCCGACACGATGCTGCTCGACGAGCCCACGAACCACCTCGACGCCGACTCCGTCGTCTGGCTGCGCGAGTTCCTCAAGGGGTACTCGGGTGGCCTCGTCGTCATCTCCCACGACGTCGAACTCGTCGGCGAGACCGTGAACCGCGTGTTCTACCTCGACGCGAACCGTCAGGTTATCGACATCTACAACATGGGCTGGAAGCACTACCTGCGCCAGCGCGAGGCCGATGAGGAGCGCCGCAAGAAGGAGCGCGCGAACGTCGAGAAGAAGGCGACCGTCCTGCAGCAGCAGGCCGCCCGATTCGGCGCGAAGGCGACGAAGGCCGCGGCCGCGCACCAGATGCAGCGCCGCGCCGAGAAGATGCTCGGATCGCTCGAGGAGGTCCGCCAGTCGGACCGGGTGGCCAAGCTCCGCTTCCCGACGCCCGCCGCGTGCGGTCGCACACCGTTGCGCGCGAGCAACCTTTCCAAGTCGTACGGCTCGCTCGAGATCTTCACCTCGGTGGATCTCGCGATCGACCGCGGTTCGAAGGTCGTCGTGCTCGGCCTCAACGGTGCCGGCAAGACGACCCTGCTGCGCATGCTCGCGGGCGTCGACGAGCCCGACACGGGCGAGATCGAGCCCGGGCACGGGCTCAAGATCGGCTACTACGCGCAGGAGCACGAGACGCTCGACGTGGCGCGCACTGTGCTGCAGAACATGGTCTCCGCCTCACCGCACCTCACGGAGACGGAGGCGCGCAAGGTGCTCGGCTCGTTCCTCTTCACGGGGGACGACGCGCACAAGCCGGCCGGCGTGCTCTCGGGCGGCGAGAAGACGAGGCTCGCCCTCGCGATGCTCGTCGTGTCGAGCGCGAACGTCCTGCTGCTCGACGAGCCGACGAACAACCTCGACCCGGCGAGCCGTGAGCAGATCCTCGACGCGCTCGCGCACTACGAGGGCGCGACCGTGCTCGTGAGCCATGACGAGGGCGCCGTCAAGGCACTCAGTCCACAGCGCGTGCTCATCATGCCCGACGGCGTCGAGGACCACTGGAACCCGGACTACGCCGAGCTCATCTCGATGAACTGA
- a CDS encoding SURF1 family protein — protein sequence MSAGRWGFAFTRRWVGYFAVLVVFAVACGFLSHWQFERREEKVVENARITANYDREPVPIDDALPTLASYDASQEWTPVQLRGEYLVDEQVLARARPFGGYPGFEILTPFRTDDGRVFIVDRGWIPTGSTQDYPDAVPAPPEGPVVVVARLKPSEAQIPGRSAPEGQIATIHLPTFAERLGADRVYTGAYGLLAAESVPAETGSLTPRPELTEGNHLSYAFQWIIFAIIAATGLVLGIRNEYRHRNADDPKVREARRREAERRKRRRPTDSDIEDELLDSVPHER from the coding sequence GTGAGCGCGGGACGCTGGGGGTTCGCGTTCACGAGGCGCTGGGTGGGGTACTTCGCCGTCCTCGTCGTGTTCGCCGTGGCGTGCGGATTCCTGAGTCACTGGCAGTTCGAGCGACGCGAGGAGAAGGTCGTCGAGAACGCACGGATCACCGCGAACTACGACCGTGAGCCCGTCCCCATCGACGACGCCCTTCCCACCCTCGCCTCCTACGACGCCTCGCAGGAGTGGACGCCCGTGCAGTTGCGCGGCGAGTACCTCGTCGACGAACAGGTGCTCGCACGGGCCCGGCCCTTCGGGGGGTATCCGGGATTCGAGATCCTGACACCGTTCCGGACCGACGACGGGCGCGTGTTCATCGTCGATCGCGGGTGGATCCCGACCGGCTCGACGCAGGACTACCCCGATGCCGTGCCCGCCCCGCCCGAGGGGCCCGTCGTCGTCGTCGCGCGCCTGAAGCCGAGCGAGGCGCAGATCCCGGGCCGTTCGGCGCCCGAGGGACAGATCGCGACGATCCACCTGCCGACGTTCGCCGAGCGACTGGGCGCCGACCGCGTCTACACGGGCGCGTACGGACTCCTCGCCGCGGAGTCCGTCCCGGCCGAGACGGGCTCGCTCACGCCGCGACCGGAACTCACCGAGGGCAATCACCTCTCGTACGCGTTCCAGTGGATCATCTTCGCGATCATCGCCGCGACGGGGCTCGTGCTCGGCATCCGCAACGAGTACCGCCACCGCAACGCCGACGATCCGAAGGTCCGTGAAGCCCGCCGCCGAGAGGCGGAGCGCCGCAAGCGGCGCCGCCCCACCGACAGTGACATCGAGGACGAGCTGCTCGACAGCGTCCCCCACGAGCGCTGA
- a CDS encoding DUF3099 domain-containing protein produces the protein MKQHGTNITSMPETVEEERRARMRKYVIMMSIRMACFIALIWVRGPWMFVFAAGAIFLPYFAVVVANAIRSRRVDAVERPGELVVGQPRQRDGGSEAA, from the coding sequence ATGAAGCAGCACGGCACCAACATCACCTCGATGCCCGAGACGGTCGAGGAGGAGCGCCGTGCCCGCATGCGCAAGTACGTCATCATGATGAGCATCCGCATGGCCTGCTTCATCGCCCTCATCTGGGTGCGCGGGCCGTGGATGTTCGTCTTCGCGGCGGGCGCGATCTTCCTTCCCTACTTCGCGGTCGTCGTCGCGAACGCCATCCGTTCCCGCCGCGTCGATGCGGTCGAACGGCCCGGTGAGCTCGTCGTCGGACAGCCCCGACAGCGCGACGGTGGATCGGAGGCCGCGTGA
- a CDS encoding beta-ketoacyl-ACP reductase, with amino-acid sequence MTVRTVLVTGGNRGIGRAIAEQFVADGHRVAVTSRSGEGGPEGALTVQGDVTDAASIDAAFSRVEAELGPVEVVVANAGITRDTLLLRMSEDDFTDVVDTNLTGVFRVIKRASKGMLKARFGRVVLISSVVGLYGSPGQINYAAAKAGLVGIARSLTRELGARGITANVVAPGFIETDMTAALPEATQAEYLKSIPAGRFGRVDEVAKAVRWIASDEAAYISGAVIPVDGGLGMGH; translated from the coding sequence ATGACCGTACGCACCGTTCTCGTGACCGGCGGGAACCGCGGCATCGGCCGCGCAATCGCCGAACAGTTCGTCGCCGACGGGCACCGGGTCGCGGTGACGTCGCGCTCGGGCGAGGGCGGCCCCGAGGGTGCGCTCACGGTGCAGGGCGATGTGACCGACGCCGCCTCGATCGACGCGGCCTTCTCACGCGTCGAGGCCGAGCTCGGGCCCGTCGAGGTGGTCGTCGCGAACGCGGGGATCACGCGCGACACGCTCCTCCTGCGCATGTCGGAGGACGACTTCACGGACGTCGTCGACACGAACCTCACGGGCGTCTTCCGCGTCATCAAGCGCGCCTCGAAGGGCATGCTCAAGGCACGCTTCGGCCGCGTCGTGCTCATCTCGTCGGTCGTGGGCCTCTACGGCTCGCCGGGACAGATCAACTACGCGGCGGCGAAGGCCGGGCTCGTCGGCATCGCACGCTCGCTCACCCGCGAACTCGGTGCGCGCGGCATCACGGCCAACGTGGTCGCGCCCGGTTTCATCGAGACCGACATGACCGCAGCGCTCCCGGAGGCGACGCAGGCCGAGTACCTGAAGTCGATCCCCGCGGGACGCTTCGGTCGCGTCGACGAGGTCGCGAAGGCCGTGCGCTGGATCGCGAGCGACGAGGCCGCCTACATCTCGGGCGCCGTGATCCCCGTCGACGGCGGCCTCGGCATGGGGCACTGA
- a CDS encoding polysaccharide deacetylase family protein, giving the protein MSGERGPLRPGAGLSRRGLLGAASIAATMLLSACAPGTDDAAKAARTPPASPAAVPATTTPPASPTPPPVERIALPPGTLTELPGEGNLLAWTADDGSSADVIAKYTEFARTTGTRLTFFPNACYGGWAQNADALRPLVASGQIQLGNHTFDHVDLTTLDERGVVDQLQRNHDAMHDLFGVDMRPYYRPPYGFHDERTDAAAASIGYTCPVLWYGSLSDSGEITSEQLLEFARQWFLPQHIVIGHLNFPAVTEVFSELTALIAERGLRTVTLDDVFLR; this is encoded by the coding sequence ATGTCAGGTGAACGGGGTCCATTGCGGCCCGGGGCGGGACTCTCGCGACGCGGCCTGCTGGGCGCCGCGTCGATCGCTGCGACGATGCTCCTGAGCGCGTGCGCGCCCGGAACGGACGATGCCGCGAAGGCCGCTCGCACGCCGCCCGCGAGTCCGGCGGCGGTTCCGGCCACGACGACGCCACCGGCGTCGCCCACCCCGCCACCGGTCGAGCGCATCGCACTCCCGCCCGGGACGCTCACGGAGCTCCCCGGCGAGGGGAACCTGCTCGCCTGGACGGCGGACGACGGATCGAGCGCCGACGTGATCGCGAAGTACACGGAGTTCGCGCGCACGACCGGGACCCGCCTCACCTTCTTCCCGAACGCGTGCTACGGGGGATGGGCGCAGAACGCCGACGCCCTGCGTCCGCTCGTCGCCTCGGGACAGATCCAGCTCGGCAACCACACCTTCGACCACGTCGACCTCACGACGCTCGACGAGCGCGGCGTGGTCGATCAACTGCAGCGCAACCACGACGCGATGCACGACCTCTTCGGCGTCGACATGCGCCCCTACTACCGACCCCCGTACGGTTTCCACGACGAACGGACCGACGCCGCCGCGGCATCGATCGGCTACACGTGTCCCGTGCTCTGGTACGGCTCCCTGTCGGACTCCGGCGAGATCACGTCCGAGCAATTGCTCGAGTTCGCGCGCCAGTGGTTCCTGCCCCAGCACATCGTCATCGGCCACCTGAACTTCCCCGCCGTGACGGAGGTGTTCTCGGAGCTCACCGCCCTCATCGCCGAGCGCGGGCTGCGCACGGTGACGCTGGACGACGTGTTCCTGCGCTGA
- the serB gene encoding phosphoserine phosphatase SerB — MSSAGDAPVSARFLVVLDVDSTLIEDEVIELVADYAGVTDEVARITERAMRGELDFEGSLRSRVALLRGIALADVDRVRERVTVTRGVPELVAGVHAAGGAIAVVSGGFHEVLDPLATDLELDQWRANRFEVADGVLTGGVAGTIVGRETKRETLVAWAGELGVPMTRTIAIGDGANDLGMMAAAALSVAFDAKPVVREHASVSMPERDLSQVLPLLGLRG, encoded by the coding sequence GTGAGTTCCGCGGGTGACGCGCCGGTCTCGGCGCGTTTCCTCGTCGTGCTCGATGTCGACTCGACGCTCATCGAGGACGAGGTCATCGAACTCGTCGCCGACTACGCGGGCGTGACCGACGAGGTCGCACGGATCACCGAGCGCGCGATGCGCGGCGAGCTGGACTTCGAGGGCTCGCTGCGCTCCCGCGTCGCCCTCCTGCGCGGCATCGCGCTGGCCGACGTCGACCGGGTGCGCGAACGGGTCACCGTGACGCGCGGGGTGCCCGAGCTCGTCGCGGGCGTCCATGCAGCGGGCGGTGCGATCGCCGTCGTCTCGGGTGGCTTCCACGAGGTGCTCGACCCGCTCGCGACCGATCTCGAGCTCGATCAGTGGCGCGCGAACCGCTTCGAGGTCGCCGACGGTGTGCTCACGGGCGGCGTCGCCGGCACGATCGTCGGCCGCGAGACGAAGCGCGAGACGCTCGTCGCATGGGCGGGTGAGCTCGGCGTCCCGATGACGCGCACGATCGCGATCGGTGACGGCGCGAACGATCTCGGCATGATGGCGGCCGCCGCGCTCTCGGTCGCGTTCGACGCGAAGCCCGTCGTGCGCGAGCACGCCTCGGTCTCGATGCCGGAGCGCGATCTCTCCCAGGTGCTCCCGCTGCTCGGCCTGCGAGGCTGA
- a CDS encoding glucose-1-phosphate adenylyltransferase, with the protein MGQKKIFGIVLAGGEGKRLMPLTMDRAKPAVPFGGQYRLIDFALSNLVNSGITKIVVLTQYKSHSLDRHISNTWRLPAMLNSYVASVPAQQRLGKRWFSGSADAIHQSLNLIHDEKPDVVVVVGADHVYRMDFGQMIESHLESGLGATVAAIRQPLELSNQFGVIDVDPEDPGRIREFLEKPSNATGLPDSPGEILASMGNYVFDADKLVEAVVRDAEDETSSNDMGGDIIPGFVANGDCGVYDLNRNLVPGATPRDRFYWRDVGTIDSFYDAHMDLISTLPIFNLYNESWPIFSQQLNSPPAKFVRDSRGSTGTMIDSIISLGSVISGAHIERSVLGPWNKVESGSTVVDSILFDGVNVRPGAVVRRAILDKGVVVQEGASVGIDREHDLRRGFTVTDSGLTVVQKFGIVEP; encoded by the coding sequence ATGGGGCAGAAGAAGATCTTCGGAATCGTGTTGGCCGGTGGCGAAGGCAAACGCCTGATGCCCTTGACGATGGACCGGGCGAAGCCGGCCGTGCCGTTCGGGGGCCAGTACCGGCTCATCGACTTCGCGCTGTCGAATCTCGTGAACTCGGGCATCACGAAGATCGTCGTGCTCACGCAGTACAAGTCGCACTCGCTCGACCGCCACATCTCGAACACGTGGCGACTCCCGGCGATGCTCAACTCGTACGTCGCCTCCGTGCCCGCGCAGCAGCGGCTCGGCAAGCGGTGGTTCTCCGGCTCGGCCGACGCGATCCACCAGAGCCTCAACCTGATCCACGACGAGAAGCCCGACGTCGTGGTCGTCGTCGGTGCCGACCACGTCTACCGCATGGACTTCGGTCAGATGATCGAGTCGCACCTCGAGTCGGGACTCGGCGCGACGGTCGCGGCGATCCGTCAGCCGCTCGAGCTCTCGAACCAGTTCGGCGTCATCGACGTGGACCCCGAGGACCCGGGCCGTATCCGCGAGTTCCTCGAGAAGCCGAGCAACGCGACCGGGCTGCCCGACTCCCCCGGTGAGATCCTCGCCTCGATGGGCAACTACGTCTTCGACGCCGACAAGCTCGTCGAGGCCGTCGTCCGCGACGCCGAGGACGAGACCTCGAGCAACGACATGGGCGGCGACATCATCCCCGGCTTCGTCGCGAACGGCGATTGCGGCGTGTACGACCTCAACCGCAACCTCGTGCCCGGTGCGACACCGCGCGACCGCTTCTACTGGCGCGACGTGGGAACGATCGACTCGTTCTACGACGCCCATATGGACCTCATCTCGACGCTGCCGATCTTCAACCTCTACAACGAGTCGTGGCCGATCTTCTCGCAGCAGTTGAACTCGCCTCCCGCGAAGTTCGTGCGCGACAGCCGCGGTTCGACCGGCACGATGATCGACTCGATCATCTCGCTCGGCTCGGTCATCTCGGGTGCGCACATCGAGCGCTCCGTGCTCGGTCCGTGGAACAAGGTCGAATCGGGCTCCACGGTCGTCGACTCGATCCTGTTCGACGGCGTGAACGTGCGTCCCGGGGCGGTCGTGCGACGCGCGATCCTCGACAAGGGCGTCGTCGTGCAGGAGGGCGCCTCGGTCGGAATCGACCGGGAGCACGACCTGCGACGCGGGTTCACGGTCACCGACTCCGGGCTCACCGTGGTCCAGAAGTTCGGGATCGTCGAACCGTGA